Part of the Deltaproteobacteria bacterium genome, CGCAAGTGAGAAAATATTTTATCCTGACCATCGGTAAGGTCGAGGGTATGGCCTAAATAGAACATTGATGGTTCTTTTTTTTCTAAGAAGGTTTCGCCACCTCTGATCTCGAAATACTTCCAGCCATGTTTTTTGCCGTAATCAATTACAAAATTGAACAGCGCCTGAAATTGTTCCGGTTTAGAAGTGATTGGTTCACAGTAATCGGTGAAAGGGAGGGAAACACCTCTCTTGCCTGTGAGCAAACTGCTTATTTCCATGACCGGCATTACTGCCGACAGGTTTTTTTGTTCATTCTCCATGAGATAAAGAGGTTTATAGCCGTAGGATTTGTGGAGGATTTCAGCCCAGGTTGAAGAGTGGAAGAAAGAATAGTCGGGAAAGGAAAGGAGCAAACTATCCCAGTTTTCGTGCTCGATTGGATTTGTGATACAGATCATATCAAAATATAGGGGCAAGGGGAAAGGGGCAAGGGACAAGGTTCAAGGACAAGATATAGGTTCAAGGGGCAAGGTTCAAGGTTCAAGGACAAAATATAGGAGCAAGGTTTAAGGTTCATGTTTTTATGTGAATTTGCGACGGGCTTTAATTAAACCATTTAGCATCGATGATATTTCTTGTGCCTCTCTTGACCATTCCTCACCGATTTCTTTGTCAATGTATCCGATATCTATTCCAATGTAAATTTGGGTTCGCAATTCGCCACATGAACCCTTTGCATAGGATAAAAACATTACACTTTCCTTGTGTGATTCTCTTTCGAAACCTTCAGCGATATTGCTTGGTATCGATAGCCCGGAGCGAGTAATTTGATCTTTGAAACCGTAATCTTTGAGATGTTTCAGCCCTCTATAAATATTTGCACTTAAATTGGTTGCACGTTTCCAGACCTCAAGATCCTCAAACCTCATTCCCCTAACCTTGTCCCTTGAACCTTGAACCTTGAACCTTAATTATTCTTAAAATTTTTGCGGGATTGCCGGCAGCGATGGTATTCGGAGGCACATCTTTTGTGATGACGCTTCCCGCGCCTAAAATGGCGTTTTCGCCGATGGTAACATTGGCAAGTATGGTACAGCTGGAGCCGATTGAGGCGCCCTTTTTCACGAGGGTAGGCGCTACAGTCCAGTCGGCCTCGGTTTGCAGTGAGCCGTCCGGTGCTGTCGCACGAGGGTACATATCATTGATAAAGGTGACATTATGTCCGACAAAAACGTCGTCTTCAATAATTACCCCTTCACAGATAAAGGTATGGCTGGATATCTTGCAGTTCTTGCCGACAGAGGCGTTTTTCTGTATCTCGACAAAGGCGCCGATCTTTGTGTTATCGTCAATGGTGCATCCGTAGAGGTTGATGAATTTCGAGAGTTTGACATTCTTGCCAAGCGTTACGTCATCGGCTATACAGAGATAGTTCATAGGTACACCATCTCTCCCTTATTCTTCAAAGATCGGGTAGATGCTTCAAGCAGTTTAACCACTCTAAGTCCTGCCACTCCGTCATTTATGATTCTTCCGCCGTTGCTTATATAGTCGACAAATTTTTCAACCATGAGCTTGAGAGCTTCGGTCTGTTCGACTCTGGGCGCCCACATGTCTCCGGAGCGATAGGAGACCAAGAGATTGTACTTACCTTCTTTGGTTTTTACCTGGACGCCTTTATCGTAAATTTTAATTTTTTCGTCCGGCTCTAAATCGTTCCAGACAAGCATCTTTTTTTGTCCCCCGATCAGGGTGGTTCTCACCTTGACAGGGGAAAGCCAGTTGACATTGATATGCCCGATAATATTGTCTTTAAAGTATACTGTCAGGTAAGCTATATCTTCCAGCCCACGGTTAAAGTGTTCGGCTCCGGTTGCTACAACAGCCTGTGGTTTTTCACCGATCACATATTCCATGATAGAGATATCGTGCGGTGCGAGATCCCACACCACATTGATGTCGTGCTGGAAGAGGCCCAAATTGACCCTGATGGAATCGTAGTAGAAAAGATCACCTAAGACGTGGTCCTCAACAAGTTGTTTTATCTTCCTCACGGAACCTGTGTAGAGGAATGTATGATCCACCATTATTTTCAGGTTCTTTTTCTCGGCTAACTCAATGAGTTCTTCACCTTCAGCGCTGGTGTAGGTGAAGGGTTTTTCGACGAATATATTCTTGCCTTCTTCTAAAGCCTTCTTTGCAAGTTCGTAATGGGTAAAGACCGGTGTTGCAATAGCTACGACGTCGATATCAGGGTCTTTGATCAGCTCATTGAAGTCACTTGTGACCTTGATGCCGGGATACGTCTTCCGGACTTTTTTAAGGGCTTGCTGATTCATGTCGCAAACCATCTCCACCTGAGAACCTTCCGCCGTGCTGAAGTTTCTTACGAGATTGGGTCCCCAGTAACCGTATCCGATTATTCCTACTCTAATCATAATGTGTTTCCTTCAATTTTAAAGGTTCAAGGTACAAGGGTCAAGGGTCAAGGTGCAAGGGTCAAGGGTTAAGGTACAAGGGTCAAGGGTTAAGGTACAAGGTTCAAGGTTCAAGGTTCAAGGTTCAAAGTTAATAGGCTCCCTTACCCGTCAGTATTACCCATGGGGTCTTCAGGAGAAGCTTGATGTCAAGCCACAGCGACCACTCATTTATGTATTTGAGGTCGAGGCGTACCATTTCATCAAACGTGGTACTGCTTCTGCCGGTTACCTGCCACAGCCCTGTAATACCCGGTTTGACAGAGAGTAACCTCCGTCTGTGCCATATATCATAAATTTCGCACTCGTAGGGGATAGGAGGCCGTGGCCCGACAAGCGACATTTCACCCTTCAATACATTAATGAACTGCGGGAGTTCATCAAGACTGGTTTTTCTCAAAAAGTGGCCGATGGCGGTAATCCGGGGGTCGTTATTTAATTTATAGACGCCCGGCGTGTTCGCATCGCCTTTCCCCTTAGCGATATATTTTTTAATGTAATCCTTGTGGCGATTTTGATCGCTGTTCGTATACATGGATCGGAATTTCAGGAATGTGAATATTTCACCGTTGAGCCCCATTCTTTCCTGTTTAAAAAATACAGGTCCGTTAGAGGTCAGTTTGACTGCTGCGGCAATAATCAAAAAGATCGGGAAAAATAACAGAAGGGCAAACAGGCTTCCTGTTATATCTAAAATCTTTTTTAGGGATGATGTTGTCTGTCTGGAGATACTCGGTCTTGAAAGATCGGGATAGAGGGCTATATTGAACAGACTGTTGTTGATTACGGTGTTTCCATTCTCCTCGGGAAATACGTGGAAAGATACTTTGATCTTCTTGACATCCTCCGCATCAAGATTCTCGCCAATTTTGTTTTGCAGCTTGCGGAAAATTTTTTCTATCGAACTTTCTTCAACCGAGGCCATCTCCGTAAATATGGCGCCTATGGTCTTATTGTGTTCGTACCATCCTTGCAAATCCGTTTCTCTTGAACAGGAAACAATGACCGATTTTACTTTCTCATACATGGAAGCATTGCGATTTTTTGTTTTCAACCCTGAGAAGTCAAGGAGGATGAGGAGAAAAGGTTTTTTCGATCGCTCCGTCCTTTTCCGCTCGATCCGGAGCATATGGTGAAAGTGGGGTGCACTGTAAAATGTGTGGTCTCCATCATGTGAAGGTTCCATGGCCGTTTCCGAAGGTTTCACAAGGAAGTTAGCTAACATTTTGCCATTCAACCCAGGTATATTCATGACGACACCTATAGATTTGCTGTTTATAAGGTTTGCGATTAATTAAAAAGTGACCGTCGATAACCTGGACTGAAGTATTTCTTATTTTAAAATACATTTCAAGAGTAAAAGAATTTTACGAATAAAAGGTATTTACAGGTAAAGATGCTTTACGGATTTCTCTTGAAAAATTCTTTCGGTTTTTTCAAACGCGATATAATTTTGTCCTTTAAGTTTTGAGGTTCTTTACTGCTTCTGTAACGATAATCATAATAGTAACGGTGTGTTCCAAAATATCGTGAATGAAGCGCTGATGATTTAAATTGCATATCATTTAACACAACACCGATAATTTTCTCTGTTTTAAGTAATTTAACGGCCTGCTGAACAGATTCTCTGGGTGTTACGCCCGCCCTGACTACAAGGATAATACCATCGACCATTTTATCGAGGACATTCGGTTCCGTTGTAGCCAACACAGGTGAAGAATCAAGAATGATGTAACGGTCACTGTACCGCGATTTTAGTTCCTGAACCAGGGCTTCCATCTTCTGTGAGCCTATCAGCTCGACAGGGTTATCCTGAGAGCTCCCACCACAAAGCAGACTGAGCTTATCGACATGGGTTTTGACCAGGAGTTCAGGTATTTCAATCTCTCCAAGAAGGTAATCGGACAGACCCTTTGCTTCTTGCATTCCAAACCAACGTGAAAGCGTCGGATTGCGGAGGTCACAATCCACGAGCAAGGCATGGCTATGCAATTCGATGGCGATACTGATTGCCAGGTTTATGGCAATGAGGCTTTTGCCTTCTCCACTGAAAGCGCTTGTAACGAGGATCGTCTTCGTTTGATTTTGCAGATCAGGTTTGAAAAGGTATGTTCTCAGTTTGCGAAATTGCTCCGCGACTATGGAGCCAGGCTGAAAAAATGAGACCAACTTATTGTCTAAAACAGCATCGTCGGATGCGGTCTTAACAGAATCTTCCTGAGGTTCCTGTATTCTTTCCTTCTCCGCCTTCTGAAGCGCTTCAAACATTTTACCCATAGTCACTCACACCTTAAATATTCGTAGTTAACATCGGTTCTTTCAAAAAAAACTTGAATGAGCATTGTCCATTCCCCTTGAACCTTGGACCTTTTACCTGTTTTTTATAATTTGTAATAAATACTCCCCATATCCATTTTTTTTCAAAGGTTCGGCAAGACGGCGAACCCGGTCTGCATCGATATAGCCCATTCGAAAGGCAATCTCCTCAACACAAGCGACTTTGAGACCCTGGCGCTTTTCTATAGTCTCGAAAAACATACCTGCTTCAAGAAGCGACTCATGTGTTCCCGTATCGAGCCAGGCGAAACCGCGACCAAGAATTTCAAGCTGGAGTGTTCCTCTTGCAAGGTATTCTTTATTAAGATCCGTAATTTCAAGCTCTCCCCGGGCTGAAGGCTTTAACCTGGACGCGATTTCTATCACGTCATTATCGTAGAAGTATAAACCGGTCACCGCATAGCTGGACTTGGGGTTTGAGGGTTTTTCTTCAATGCTCAGCACTTTTCCCTGCTCATTAAACTCCGCAACACCATATCTTTCCGGGTCCCGGACCCAATATCCGAAAATAAGAGCGCCTTTATCTATTGTCACCGCTCTTTTTAAAATCTCAGGCAGGCCATGGCCATAGAAGATGTTATCCCCCAGGACGAGACAGGCATTGCTGTCACCGATGAAATCTTTTCCAATAGTAAATGCCTGGGCAATGCCTTCAGGTTTCCTTTGTTCGGCGTACGAAAAACTGAGGCCCCACTGTTCGCCATTTCCCAAAAGACTCTCGAATCGTGGGAGATCTTCCGGGGTCGAGATGATCAGAATATTTCTGATTCCTGCCAGCATGAGTACAGAAAGAGGATAATAGATCATGGGCTTGTCATATATGGGCAATAACTGTTTGCTGACCACTTTTGTAATCGGATGGAGTCTGGTACCGGCGCCGCCCGCCAGAATAATACCTTTGTAACTCGATTGATGAAAATTTATTGATGAATAAACCATTTGTTTATGCTCCACGCCTTAAAATTCCATATTTCTGAATGTTCAGGAAAAAGTAAAATTAGAATGATCCCTGCGCACAGAAACAGTATAAAAATAATGAGTAATATGGGTAACAGTTTACTCTTTTTAATCGCGTGTGACCCTTCTAAATCTTTGATCACTTCCTGAATAATTGATTTCCCGATTCGGTCTTCCTCACGTGAAAATCCTGTGAGCAGGGCATTGTCGCATAGAATATTGATCAAACGGGGGATCCCTTTTGAGTATTTATATATTGCCTTTATAGCGCCTTCATCGAATACGGAAAGATTCCGCGCTCCTGCTCTCTTCATCCTGAACAGAATGTATTCTCTCGTATCCGCAAAATTCAGAGTATTTAAATGGTAACGAACGGAAACCCTCTGTTTTAGAGCCCGAAATCTCTCATCGGCAAGAGTCTTGTTCAATTCCGGTTGTCCCAGAAGAATGACGTGGAGAAGTTTGTTCTTCGATGTTTCCAGGTTGGTAAGCAACCGGACTTCTTCAAGAAGTTTCGTATCCAGGCTTTGGGCTTCATCGATAATTAAAAAAACCCGTTCGTTCTGAGTATAGCACGTCAGAAGAAAATTATGCAATAATGTGAGATTCTGTCCCCGTGACTTGACGCCATCTGATTTTAATCCTAAATCTTCGCAAATATAATTGAGGAAGTCATCCGGATCCATGACGGGATTGAAAATGTAAGCCGTTCGCACATTCCCGTCTATTTTATTTAAGAGTGTATGTACAAGTGTCGTTTTGCCGGTACCCACCTCTCCGGTAATGACGGTGAACCCCTTTTCTTCTTTGATGGCATATTTCAGGTGTGCGAGAGCTTCTTTATGATTCTCGCTCAGATATACAAATTTAGGGTCGGGCGTTATATTAAATGGCTTTTCTTTAAAGCCATAAAACTTTTCGTACATAGAGCAATATAATTTCGTTCCCGCGAAAGTGGGAATCTGTCATGCTTTGAAAATACTGGATTCCCGTCTACACGGGAATGACAGATGATTAATTGTATTTTTATAATGGTTACGCCGCTTTTTGCTCGATATTGGGAATAGTTGCCAGCACTCTGAGCCCGAGAGTGACTTCAACATCTCCGGCATCGTGGAATGATCTGTCCATTTGCTCCCGAATAATTGCCGCCCCAAAACTGCAACCTATGCTCACCACAAAACCAATGAGAAGGACTTTCGGTATATCCGGGGAGAATGGCTTTTCAGGGACGCGGGCAGGATCAATTACCCTGAACTGTTCTCCCTTTTGCCGCCGTTCCAGATTTTCCGACTGCTGAGCTTCCTGGCTCTTTTTCAAAAGTTGTTCGTGCGTTTCCTTGGTATTCTGGTATTCCCGGGACAATGATGCCATCTCCTGCTCCCGTGAGGGAACGTTTTCAATACGTGCCCTGTATCTGTTGATCTGAGATCCTATGTTTGTTTCTTCCGTCCGGAATCTCTTTATTTCCATGTCGGTCATTGCCAGTTGATTTTTCAATTCCCTGTATCGTGGGTCGCTTTTGACATTGTAGGTGTCCTTTTTTGTTTCCAGGTCGGCGAGTTTCTTCTTTGTCACAATTACGTCAGGGTGGCTTTCCGTGTATCTTGACCTTAAGTCATCGAGTTGTCTTGTGAGAGAATCCTTCTGAGATTCATAGGTTCCGGCTATCTCAGGGCCTGTAGAGGAATATCCCAGTACGGATGATGAGGTGGACGATCTGCCTGGCGCTCTTGAAGTAACAGTGGTACCTGAGCCGGTTATTGGCAATTCAAGGTCGGAGAGTTGCTTCTGTAGAAATAATTTGCGGTCCTGTGCAGCCCTCAGATTTTCCCCGACCCTCTGGTATTGCATCTGCAATTGTTCTAAAATTTTCAGATTGGTATCCCGTTGCTCAGGCAGTTCACCCATGTGGTGTCTCTTATACTGTGTCACTGCCGCCTCAAGCTCCTCTAACTTTGCCTTCTTAGCAGTAAGTTCACTGGTTAAAAACTCTGTCGTTCCCACTGCCTGCTGCTCCCTCAGTTTCAAATTCTCTTCGATAAAAAGGGAAGCCAGCCGGTTGGCAATGGCGGTAGCCATATTCGGATCTTTGCTGATATAGCCGATCGTAAAATAGCCCTTTTCCTCTTTTTTGGTGGGAAGCTCAACCTTGATGTCCTTCTGCATCTTTTCCACGATCTCTTCCCGGGTGAGATTCTTGCTCTCAGACTTATAAAGGCCGAATTCATTAATAACCTGTTCCAGACGTGTCCTGCTCATTACCTCCTGTGAAATCGATTGAAGGCGCTCTTCGATTCTTGAAGTTACTGTGGAGGGAACAAGCGACTCCGGCACTTTTTGCGGTGTTACGAGAACGAGTGTCGAGGCTTTATAGAGCCGGGGGGCAAACGTTACATAGAGAACGGTTCCAATTATAATTACCAGAAAAGGAATCACGAGATACCAGATTCTTCTGTGTAAGATTTCCAGGTAATCATCAATGTTATAGGATCGTGCAGGATTGATCATAGTTATATTTACTCTTTCAGTAAAACATTTTATCTTGTCATTAATACAAAAATAAATCCATACGGGGTTAGAAAACCCCGTCTATCGATAGGCGGTACATTCCTGTGCCGCCCGTCATGCATAATTTTCATGATTCGTGGCGCCCCACGGGGGCAGGATTAATACGAAAATACCCCCTCCCTTTCATTCCGCCCACCAGGGGAGGGAGAAGAGAGCATAATATCTGGATTCCCGCCGCAGTTTATCCCCGCGAAGGCGGGGACGGGAATGACTATTGTGGGGCGGGAATGACATATTTTAAGGAGCGGGAATGATCAATAATCAGTATGTTGCGGTGATTCTTATAATTCCCCTGTTTTCGGTGTAATCGTTCGCATCTATGTTCGAAGTTCTTTCCCTGTGTGAGATCTCCAATGCCAATGTCAGCCATTTTAACGGCGTGTGAGAGAGTGTGCCGCTCGCTCCCCAAATCCAGTCTTTCCTGTCCTGGTCAAATTCTGCCCGCTCCACGTTGCCGGAAAAACCGACAGACGTTCTCTTTTCCAGGTAGTGTGTTATTGACCCCGTCAACCGGTGGTATCGGTTAAAACCCAGATTTTCTGAAGTAAAATAATCTTCCGTATACCCACCCTGCAAGCTGAGGATGTAGGTTGTCCGGACGTCAAGATTTGTGATACTGGCTTTATAACTTGGGCCGTCTGTTTTCTCGCCGATTTCAGGTTCTTTCCAGAAATATCCAACCTGTGCCGATGCATTGAAGGTTGGACTAAACGCGTATGTTATACCCACAGACGGTTCATGGATGTCGTAATCTGTAGATGGGGGATCAAAATTGCGCTGTGAAAACGTGTATTCTGCAAAGATGGATGATTTTGGACTGATACGATTCGTATAGCGGCCATTTGCCCTGTGACCGGTCATGTCGGGAGTAAGGTTAAAATCCCCGATTGTATAGCCATACTCAAGGTGGATGCCATTTTTCTGGTTAAACCAATAATCGAAAAAAGGATTAATATAATCTTCCCGGCTGTCCTGTCCGACTGTGCTTTCTGTTCTGTAAATGTTATTACGATAGTTGAGGCCCAAACGATTATCCGGCCCGAATTGATATTCAATCGTTGGCGCTACAACGTTTCGCCAGTAAATAGACCTTTCCGTTCGTGTAGAGAGTACATACTTGTTTTCCTCTGTAGTAGTGAAGTATTCCCGTTCTCTCTGCTCGTCAGATCGAATGAAGGATTCCTTCAGATAAAAATTAAAATGCTCTTTTGTGAGGTATTTAACATTTAACGATCCATTATGACTGACATATTTACTATCCGTTTCTTTTCCATAATAGACCAGGCCAAGGTTGTAATCAAAATCCACACCTGACACTTTGTCCATGTTCGTATACTTCAACCCAGGTTTCACCGTCGTAATGTAATCATCCTTTTTATTTGTAGAGGCGAGATTGATGTTATCATTGTATTCTTCCTCAACGGAAATGTAAGGGTGGAAACCGGGTTCAACAGCTCCACTCTGGGCATGAACCGAAACCGGTAAATATATGCACAAGAACGCAACGAAAAAGAAAAATATTTGCATAATTAGCCTCTATAAAATCTTTCGAAAAACCTCAAAAAAATATTTTGACAGGCGGGACGCCTGTCCCACGGATGAATTATGGTACAATCACCAAATCTCCTCGTTTAATAGTGACATCCGGTTCTTTTCCATCGATTATTTTCTTGTAATTGACCGTTATTCTTTTTTCAGCACCTTTTTCTTTTCTGATGATTAAAACTTTTTTCTTGTCGGCCCAATCCGTAAAACCTCCGACCATAGTCATGAGCTGGACGAATGATGTTTCACTGCGAAGCCGGTGAACGCCAGGTTGTTTGACCTCGCCGGAAACGAATACCTTGAAACTGTTTGCCTCCATGACCGTTACGGAAACGGTCGGGTTGTCTATGACGGTCTTCAGTTTTTTGGTCAAAACCTCTTTCAACTGGAGCGGTGTCATATCGGCTGCCTGTATATCATCGATAAGAGGCAGGGATATCTTGCCATCCATTCTGACCGGAACGGTTTTCGACATTTGCTCTTCTCTCCAGACGAAAATGTGAAGGACATCTTCGGGTCCTATTATATACTGGTCGCTGTCGGTGGCAACTTCACCCTGAGTCTTTTGAGGTGGTGTGACATCTTTACTCTTTTGGGGATAAGCCGACGTCGGCAATAACATAAGAAGAAAAAATAATGCCAATATAAAAAT contains:
- a CDS encoding four helix bundle protein; protein product: MRFEDLEVWKRATNLSANIYRGLKHLKDYGFKDQITRSGLSIPSNIAEGFERESHKESVMFLSYAKGSCGELRTQIYIGIDIGYIDKEIGEEWSREAQEISSMLNGLIKARRKFT
- a CDS encoding acyltransferase; amino-acid sequence: MNYLCIADDVTLGKNVKLSKFINLYGCTIDDNTKIGAFVEIQKNASVGKNCKISSHTFICEGVIIEDDVFVGHNVTFINDMYPRATAPDGSLQTEADWTVAPTLVKKGASIGSSCTILANVTIGENAILGAGSVITKDVPPNTIAAGNPAKILRIIKVQGSRFKGQG
- a CDS encoding Gfo/Idh/MocA family oxidoreductase, with the protein product MIRVGIIGYGYWGPNLVRNFSTAEGSQVEMVCDMNQQALKKVRKTYPGIKVTSDFNELIKDPDIDVVAIATPVFTHYELAKKALEEGKNIFVEKPFTYTSAEGEELIELAEKKNLKIMVDHTFLYTGSVRKIKQLVEDHVLGDLFYYDSIRVNLGLFQHDINVVWDLAPHDISIMEYVIGEKPQAVVATGAEHFNRGLEDIAYLTVYFKDNIIGHINVNWLSPVKVRTTLIGGQKKMLVWNDLEPDEKIKIYDKGVQVKTKEGKYNLLVSYRSGDMWAPRVEQTEALKLMVEKFVDYISNGGRIINDGVAGLRVVKLLEASTRSLKNKGEMVYL
- a CDS encoding sugar transferase, yielding MLANFLVKPSETAMEPSHDGDHTFYSAPHFHHMLRIERKRTERSKKPFLLILLDFSGLKTKNRNASMYEKVKSVIVSCSRETDLQGWYEHNKTIGAIFTEMASVEESSIEKIFRKLQNKIGENLDAEDVKKIKVSFHVFPEENGNTVINNSLFNIALYPDLSRPSISRQTTSSLKKILDITGSLFALLLFFPIFLIIAAAVKLTSNGPVFFKQERMGLNGEIFTFLKFRSMYTNSDQNRHKDYIKKYIAKGKGDANTPGVYKLNNDPRITAIGHFLRKTSLDELPQFINVLKGEMSLVGPRPPIPYECEIYDIWHRRRLLSVKPGITGLWQVTGRSSTTFDEMVRLDLKYINEWSLWLDIKLLLKTPWVILTGKGAY
- a CDS encoding polysaccharide biosynthesis tyrosine autokinase, with product MGKMFEALQKAEKERIQEPQEDSVKTASDDAVLDNKLVSFFQPGSIVAEQFRKLRTYLFKPDLQNQTKTILVTSAFSGEGKSLIAINLAISIAIELHSHALLVDCDLRNPTLSRWFGMQEAKGLSDYLLGEIEIPELLVKTHVDKLSLLCGGSSQDNPVELIGSQKMEALVQELKSRYSDRYIILDSSPVLATTEPNVLDKMVDGIILVVRAGVTPRESVQQAVKLLKTEKIIGVVLNDMQFKSSALHSRYFGTHRYYYDYRYRSSKEPQNLKDKIISRLKKPKEFFKRNP
- the rfbA gene encoding glucose-1-phosphate thymidylyltransferase RfbA, producing MVYSSINFHQSSYKGIILAGGAGTRLHPITKVVSKQLLPIYDKPMIYYPLSVLMLAGIRNILIISTPEDLPRFESLLGNGEQWGLSFSYAEQRKPEGIAQAFTIGKDFIGDSNACLVLGDNIFYGHGLPEILKRAVTIDKGALIFGYWVRDPERYGVAEFNEQGKVLSIEEKPSNPKSSYAVTGLYFYDNDVIEIASRLKPSARGELEITDLNKEYLARGTLQLEILGRGFAWLDTGTHESLLEAGMFFETIEKRQGLKVACVEEIAFRMGYIDADRVRRLAEPLKKNGYGEYLLQIIKNR
- a CDS encoding AAA family ATPase, which translates into the protein MYEKFYGFKEKPFNITPDPKFVYLSENHKEALAHLKYAIKEEKGFTVITGEVGTGKTTLVHTLLNKIDGNVRTAYIFNPVMDPDDFLNYICEDLGLKSDGVKSRGQNLTLLHNFLLTCYTQNERVFLIIDEAQSLDTKLLEEVRLLTNLETSKNKLLHVILLGQPELNKTLADERFRALKQRVSVRYHLNTLNFADTREYILFRMKRAGARNLSVFDEGAIKAIYKYSKGIPRLINILCDNALLTGFSREEDRIGKSIIQEVIKDLEGSHAIKKSKLLPILLIIFILFLCAGIILILLFPEHSEIWNFKAWSINKWFIHQ
- a CDS encoding Wzz/FepE/Etk N-terminal domain-containing protein; this encodes MINPARSYNIDDYLEILHRRIWYLVIPFLVIIIGTVLYVTFAPRLYKASTLVLVTPQKVPESLVPSTVTSRIEERLQSISQEVMSRTRLEQVINEFGLYKSESKNLTREEIVEKMQKDIKVELPTKKEEKGYFTIGYISKDPNMATAIANRLASLFIEENLKLREQQAVGTTEFLTSELTAKKAKLEELEAAVTQYKRHHMGELPEQRDTNLKILEQLQMQYQRVGENLRAAQDRKLFLQKQLSDLELPITGSGTTVTSRAPGRSSTSSSVLGYSSTGPEIAGTYESQKDSLTRQLDDLRSRYTESHPDVIVTKKKLADLETKKDTYNVKSDPRYRELKNQLAMTDMEIKRFRTEETNIGSQINRYRARIENVPSREQEMASLSREYQNTKETHEQLLKKSQEAQQSENLERRQKGEQFRVIDPARVPEKPFSPDIPKVLLIGFVVSIGCSFGAAIIREQMDRSFHDAGDVEVTLGLRVLATIPNIEQKAA
- a CDS encoding outer membrane beta-barrel protein — encoded protein: MQIFFFFVAFLCIYLPVSVHAQSGAVEPGFHPYISVEEEYNDNINLASTNKKDDYITTVKPGLKYTNMDKVSGVDFDYNLGLVYYGKETDSKYVSHNGSLNVKYLTKEHFNFYLKESFIRSDEQREREYFTTTEENKYVLSTRTERSIYWRNVVAPTIEYQFGPDNRLGLNYRNNIYRTESTVGQDSREDYINPFFDYWFNQKNGIHLEYGYTIGDFNLTPDMTGHRANGRYTNRISPKSSIFAEYTFSQRNFDPPSTDYDIHEPSVGITYAFSPTFNASAQVGYFWKEPEIGEKTDGPSYKASITNLDVRTTYILSLQGGYTEDYFTSENLGFNRYHRLTGSITHYLEKRTSVGFSGNVERAEFDQDRKDWIWGASGTLSHTPLKWLTLALEISHRERTSNIDANDYTENRGIIRITATY
- a CDS encoding polysaccharide biosynthesis/export family protein — protein: MKKRETRIFILALFFLLMLLPTSAYPQKSKDVTPPQKTQGEVATDSDQYIIGPEDVLHIFVWREEQMSKTVPVRMDGKISLPLIDDIQAADMTPLQLKEVLTKKLKTVIDNPTVSVTVMEANSFKVFVSGEVKQPGVHRLRSETSFVQLMTMVGGFTDWADKKKVLIIRKEKGAEKRITVNYKKIIDGKEPDVTIKRGDLVIVP